A stretch of the Zonotrichia leucophrys gambelii isolate GWCS_2022_RI chromosome 22, RI_Zleu_2.0, whole genome shotgun sequence genome encodes the following:
- the LRRTM4 gene encoding leucine-rich repeat transmembrane neuronal protein 4 isoform X2, with product MGFHVTKQRGGSRALLGLLPLALLAGLAGAQRACPKSCRCDGKIVYCESHAFRDIPHNISSGSQGLSLRYNSIQKLKSHQFAGLNQLIWLYLDHNYISSVDEDAFQGIRRLKELILSSNKITHLHNKTFHPVPNLRNLDLSYNKLQVLQAEQFKGLRKLLILHLRSNSLKTVPIRVFQDCRNLDFLDLGYNRLRSLSRNAFAGLLKLTELHLEHNQFSKINFAHFPRLFNLRSIYLQWNRIRSISQGLTWTWSSLHNLDLSGNDIAGVEPGTFQCLPNLQKLNLDSNKLTNISQETINTWISLISITLSGNMWECTRSICPLFNWLKNFKGNKESTMICAGPKHIQGEKVSDAVETYNICAEIQVVATERSYQAPRTPQRPVFIPKPTVSKLESHQPTPATPSPSADIPTPAVEPEYEHVSFHKIIAGSVALFLSVAMILLVIYVSWKRYPASMKQLQQHTLMKRRRKKARESERQMNSPLQEYYVDYKPTNSETMDVSVNGSGPCTYTISGSRECEV from the exons ATGG GTTTCCACGTGACCAAGCAGCGGGGAGGCTCCAGggcgctgctggggctgctgcccctggcGCTGCTGGCGGGGCTGGCGGGCGCGCAGCGCGCCTGCCCCAAGAGCTGCCGCTGCGACGGCAAGATCGTGTACTGCGAGTCGCACGCCTTCCGCGACATCCCCCACAACATCTCCAGCGGCTCCCAGGGCCTCTCCCTGCGCTACAACAGCATCCAGAAGCTCAAATCCCACCAGTTCGCCGGCCTCAACCAGCTCATATGGCTCTACCTCGACCACAACTACATCAGCTCCGTGGACGAGGACGCCTTCCAGGGGATCCGCCGGCTGAAGGAGCTGATCCTGAGCTCCAACAAAATCACCCACCTGCACAACAAGACCTTCCACCCCGTGCCCAACCTCCGCAACCTGGACCTGTCCTACAAcaagctgcaggtgctgcaggcgGAGCAGTTCAAGGGGCTCCGCAAGCTGCTGATCCTGCACCTGAGGTCCAACTCGCTGAAAACGGTGCCCATCCGCGTTTTCCAGGACTGCCGCAACCTCGACTTCCTGGATTTGGGCTACAACCGCCTGCGGAGCTTGTCCCGCAACGCCTTCGCCGGCCTGCTGAAGCTGACGGAGCTCCACTTGGAGCACAACCAGTTTTCCAAGATCAATTTCGCCCACTTCCCGCGGCTCTTCAACCTGCGCTCCATCTACCTGCAGTGGAATAGGATCCGCTCCATCAGCCAGGGCTTGACGTGGACCTGGAGTTCCTTGCACAACTTGGATTTATCGGGCAACGACATCGCGGGCGTGGAGCCCGGCACCTTCCAGTGCCTGCCCAACCTGCAGAAGCTGAACCTGGATTCCAACAAGCTCACCAACATCTCCCAGGAGACCATCAACACGTGGATCTCGCTCATCTCCATCACCCTGTCCGGGAATATGTGGGAATGTACGCGGAGCATTTGCCCCCTGTTTAATTGGCTTAAGAATTTCAAGGGAAATAAGGAGAGCACCATGATCTGCGCGGGCCCCAAGCACATCCAGGGCGAGAAGGTGAGCGACGCGGTGGAAACCTACAACATCTGCGCCGAAATCCAGGTGGTGGCCACGGAGAGGTCCTACCAggcccccagaaccccccagaGACCCGTGTTCATCCCCAAACCCACCGTGTCCAAACTGGAGAGCCACCAGCCGACGCCGGCGACGCCGAGCCCTTCCGCGGACATCCCGACGCCCGCGGTGGAGCCGGAATACGAGCACGTGTCCTTCCACAAGATCATCGCGGGGAGCGTGGCCCTCTTCCTCTCGGTGGCCATGATCCTGCTGGTCATCTACGTGTCCTGGAAGCGTTACCCCGCCAGCatgaagcagctgcagcagcacacgcTGATGAAGAGGCGCAGGAAAAAGGCGCGGGAGTCAGAGAGGCAAATGAACTCCCCTTTGCAGGAATATTACGTGGACTACAAGCCAACAAACTCTGAGACCATGGATGTATCCGTTAATGGATCTGGGCCCTGCACCTACACCATCTCTGGCTCCAGGGAATGCGAGGTATGA